Genomic DNA from Antennarius striatus isolate MH-2024 chromosome 16, ASM4005453v1, whole genome shotgun sequence:
TGCTTTTGTACCCAACAGagtaaagttaatttaatcTGATTGCAGTTTGTCTTCAAAATCAACAaccagagaagaggaagactgaTTTTCCTGTCAAATGTATTCTGTGTCAACTGAAAGATATCAATATCTGACAGCTAGCTCATTGATTCTCCATTAGCTCATTCCACGCGGCTCGTACTTATTGTgcactcccttttttttttgtttttttcatggtgccaataaaacattcagagcagtgtttttgtgtggatgtgttttCACTCATTACACTTTCATTATTACCCATGAACACTAATCCTTTTTAGTCTCTTTGCTAGTTTTCATCCAATTCAAAGGAGCAGCAACAGATGGAATATCTGCatagatggtttttttttttaaatcagcccCCATGACAACATCGCTCTTCGCCGTCTGTGAGAACGCTGTATTTTTgtggcgttttttttttgtttttgtttttttaaatttgcgaTGCAAGATGTTTAACAAAAGATGAAGTTAACTCCAGAAATGCTTGTGTTAACTTGTTTCCTTTGTTGCACAATACGACAGTCAGGATTCCCACCTCAGCAAGAAGGAGACTCTCATACGGGTTCAGATCCATTGGGAAACcatagcaaacacacacacacacacacacacacacacaccgattaGGGTGTGGTCGATATACAGAGGTGTTTACCTCCTTATAGATGTACtatgcaggaaaaaaagaacatgttgACTGAAGGCGTTTTCTGTCTGACTTGGATTGTGTGTTGAGTGGGAGGGTCCTGCatgatggaatttttttttttttttttttttttaaacaagcgGTTCCTCCCTTCCAGGtgagtttttcctcattttggAATTCAGGTGCAGCAGGAGACGACCTCAGCAGGTAAGTAAGTCGCTTGGATTCTTTTCAAAAGAAGACTTAtgagaataaaattaatttatcagaagCACCGTTACGGAATGGCTCGTTAGCTCGTCGCTAGAATTTGTTGAGGCATCCAGAAGCCTGATGGGgacatttgtttgatttgtatcTTCAGCATTGATCAAACGGGTGAttgtgttggggttttttttagtctaACTTCATCATTGCTGACTACTTAGTGCTCTAGTTGTCTAATGTGGAGATGAAAGTGTGCAGCTTCTCTCTGATCATTCATGTTTGAAATGCCGGTTCTTGGATCCGTGTgttttgtagtgtgtgtgtgtgtgtgtgtgtgtgacccctgAAGGTTGGCGTAATGTTAATGCAGCGTTTCAGCAGAGCGTGGGTCAGGGGGGTATTTCTTCCTGCGGTTCCCACCGTTTGACAGCAGGTCTTAGCCGTGGTTTCAGCTTGGTTAACTCTTTGAatgcctttttgtttttgcaggcaGAACTCTACCCGCCGGTTCCAAAAATGACCGAGTCAGCAGAAGCCGTCGCCGCCGACATCGAATCCAAGAGGAGCATCACCATAGAAATCTCAAATTTCACCGGGAACTACTGCCTCGTCAGCCCCAAGTGAGCCCCGACGGTTTGGGGGTTTCAAACTCGTTTGAAGGGTGTGCAAAAGAAATAAACTTAACCAGCGTTTTTCTTGTCTGTTCTTTAGGGTACATCTTGAAAATGGGGAGACTTACAACCCCCCTCAACCAACGGTGCGCCCTCTAAAGGTGGAGGTCTGCACATTCAGCAAGTCCGGCAGCAAAGCTACGGGCAGCGTCGGCGTGCTGACGTACGACCTCTTCGAGAGGTCGTACAACGCCCACCACAAGGTCCTGGCCATCATGTTCTCCGTCCCCTGGGACTACAACCTGTACAAGAACTGGTTTGCTGTGGGCATCTACGACAAGTCAAGGAACACCGATAAAGATCTGTATAAAGAAATGTACTACGAAAAGAACCAGCAACACTTCACCAGGGAAGAGGCTTCAGGGTCAGGAATCAAGCATGTCGATGGCGGTCTAGACGTCAGGGCCACCATGAATCCGCTTTCCAACGCTATCATGAAGGTGGAAGTGTGGGAAGACTAGATGTCACAACAGTACAACTAAACACCCGTCATCCCTCCATCTCATGGTTTTGATGTAGTCAAGTGTGCGACGTATTGTGGCTGCCATGTCTCTCTATACCCGGGTATTTCCCTTCAGCCAATCTCCTCCAGATCAGACTTGAGAATCTTTATAAATCCagacatgaataaaacaaataaataaataaaacccttTATGCTTAAAGGCCCTCGTCTGCCTCAATGGCAACCGTTTTTTAAAACGACATCTTtagaaaatcaaaatcaaaggaTGAGTCACCCGAGCACGAGGGCACGTTGCTTAATGTAACACACCGAGAGCTCGTCTTGTATCGCCTTGACAGTGAGGTCTGACGAATGAAATaaagcttcttcttttctttttcttttttgccaaCGCTATTTGTGTGCGACTCTTGAATTAAGTTTGGAAAAATGCTTAAAAAGAAAGGAGATTAAAGTTTTGAAtgcaaaaatatacacaaagaGAAGAGCTGCGAGCAACGGTGGGCCACACCCTTTGTTGTTTACAGCAAAGGAAATATTTCTTGAGAAGATGATCAAggatttttcttgtttttcaatGCAAAAAGTGAAGATTTGCAGGGTTATTGTGGTCAAAGTGAACAAACTACTCATCATCTGTTCTTTGGTTTTGTGCACCTCTACAGCTAAGCtacaaaaatgtgtgaaaactcATCGATTTTTTTGCTGCAAATACATTCAATAAAGTCTCCAGCTGAGCTCAAATTAACAGTTAATCCCTAACAAAATGAAACTTCTGTGTCAAATGGACTCGGCATGTCAATATTAGAGCCGTTCTTCcgtttaaaaacacatctgcaCGCTAAAACATTTCCACTTGTGCAGGTTTCTGTTCCAAAAGCGTCAACAGTTCATTTTTAAAGGTGAGGTaaatgaaatgagaaaacaGATCTGCTGTTCCTGTTTCGGCCATCTTGTCTGCTTTACAATAACTTTACAACAACTGGGACAGTTTTGACTGCTGGGACCCAAGTCCCCAGGCAGGAGGCtcttatttatatttgtaatcTCAACATGACATTCGTGattatgttggttttttttcccgttAGATCCACGATGTATTTGCTGCATTAACCGCTCCGGATCAAAGATGCTCCCATCACATCACATTTGCATAAATTCCGCACATAATAGATCGGTGTAATCGAGGCCTTGTCATTGAAGCATTGTTGAGAACTACAACATGGGGGGAAATACACATTACGTATAAATGCATGGAGACATTAAGCAGAAACTTCTGTCTGTCGTCGCTTTAAACGGGGACTACGTTCCCACAGATTCCTttcatattttcctttttaaatcgCGCCTCAGTGATCACACACCTGCATATCAGGCttcttttatgttttgtgttattGTATTTACTGCCTGCATTTGTAAAAGAGGGCTTTTGTGTGCGTATCtgcgtgcatgtttgtgcgGGAAATGTGTCGGCCTTTGCTTTTGTGATGCAGCATCTCCGACTGCGCGTGCAGAGAGGGATGTTTCATATCAAATACCTTCCTTTGTGTGTTCAGATAGGCTGCAAAAAAGAAGCCTTTCAGGAAAAGACTGGGATTAAACTTCTTTAGCAGGAAACAAAAGATATGCCCaacatttattttcaggtgTAGATAAACTTAAGAAGCTCAACGTTTGTGGATTGAAACTGTTTACCGACTGGGAGTGAATCCAGATGCTCGTCGTGGTAAAAAGCTTCTGTCAAAATACCTTCCAGGATGTTAGGAGGATGAGGGCAGGTGAAGAACAGAGGTTAGCATGTTGGCATAGCCGTCATTAAACAGCAGACAATCATACTAAGACAACAGTGAGGCTGGAAGCGCATCCGCCGCAAGATAATTACTGGAAAAACTGGAAAACCTGGATAAATGACACTTAGCATTCTTGTTTCACATtgtctgacctttaacctcacaaatattttactgtttctATTTTTACTGTTCAGTTGATTCTGTAGCAGTCAGGATTTCGAGATGGCGTGTTCTAAACACACGATTGTGTGTCCtagaaaaatcagaaaaaaagtttatttatcCATTTAGATTTTTCACACAGGCTGATCAACACGAGGCTCAGAGGGAATTAACTGGGAGAGTCGGATCATTAAATGTATTTGCATAAAGAGTTTGAATTTCAATCATTCTGTTTGCTTTGAAACTCAACCAAAAGGACTTGAGAACTTCTGTGTGTATTGACCCAAACTGGGAGTGTCCAAGCAGAGGCTTaaaatttattaatttcaaaGAACTGAGGTTTGAGTGTGAGCTGCAGCATCTCAATAGTCTGATGCAGCAAATCACGTGACCGAACATACAGTCAACAAGATCACATGGAGATTAAAACATGCACGAAAGAAGTTTATGCATTCAACTGCTAAATATGTTCTCTAACACTGCCATCTAGAGGCCACTGGTGGTATCACATGCACTCCTtcgaataaaataaaataagttgaccaaaataaaattaattaaggcatgtcaaaataaaacaaaaataaaattaacatatatacaaagtaaaaataaaaaataaatacaaaataaattaatacaaataaaagttaaaaatatataataaaaatgaaat
This window encodes:
- the apnl gene encoding actinoporin-like protein, whose amino-acid sequence is MTESAEAVAADIESKRSITIEISNFTGNYCLVSPKVHLENGETYNPPQPTVRPLKVEVCTFSKSGSKATGSVGVLTYDLFERSYNAHHKVLAIMFSVPWDYNLYKNWFAVGIYDKSRNTDKDLYKEMYYEKNQQHFTREEASGSGIKHVDGGLDVRATMNPLSNAIMKVEVWED